A genomic window from Pseudogulbenkiania sp. MAI-1 includes:
- a CDS encoding LysR family transcriptional regulator, which produces MAMDLDTALLRAFVSVVRNGSINRAATLLQRTQPTVSLQIRKLEQQLGQPLLERSPRGIRLTGAGEALLPYAERLLTLTDQLVPGLGGLPASEQHRRIGIMEDFVGTRLPRVLADFASVHPGLRLSVTVGLKAELFAAMKAGELDVMVSSPLADSGLLPKPDAQFLCPLAWFAARGKALTTSTSLPLVIFSAPCSWREQTLATLNRAGQPWHIVFESASLPAIQAAVEAGLGVAAMLADTPPAHSRCVNDGSLPPLSGMPVGVYRQNGDGDPLTRRLAELFCRELGTSAALPATAV; this is translated from the coding sequence ATGGCAATGGACCTGGATACCGCGCTGCTGCGCGCCTTCGTCAGCGTGGTGCGCAACGGCAGCATCAACCGGGCCGCTACCTTGCTGCAACGCACCCAGCCCACCGTCAGCCTGCAGATCCGCAAACTGGAGCAGCAGCTGGGTCAGCCCCTGCTGGAGCGTTCGCCACGCGGCATCCGGCTGACCGGGGCCGGCGAAGCCCTGCTGCCCTACGCCGAGCGCCTGCTGACACTGACCGACCAACTGGTGCCCGGCTTGGGCGGCCTGCCGGCCAGCGAGCAGCACCGCCGCATCGGCATCATGGAGGATTTCGTCGGCACCCGGCTGCCGCGCGTGCTGGCGGACTTCGCCAGCGTGCATCCGGGGCTGCGCCTGTCGGTCACGGTGGGGCTCAAGGCGGAGCTGTTTGCCGCCATGAAGGCCGGCGAGCTCGACGTAATGGTCAGCTCGCCGCTCGCCGACAGCGGCCTGTTGCCGAAGCCGGACGCCCAGTTCCTGTGCCCCCTGGCCTGGTTTGCCGCACGCGGCAAGGCACTGACGACGTCCACCTCCTTGCCGCTGGTGATTTTCAGCGCCCCCTGCTCGTGGCGCGAACAGACGCTGGCGACCCTGAACCGGGCCGGCCAGCCGTGGCATATCGTGTTCGAAAGCGCCAGCCTGCCCGCCATCCAGGCGGCGGTGGAGGCCGGCCTGGGGGTGGCGGCGATGCTGGCGGACACACCACCCGCCCACAGCCGCTGCGTCAACGACGGCAGCCTGCCGCCGTTGTCCGGCATGCCGGTTGGCGTCTACCGGCAAAACGGCGACGGCGACCCTCTGACCCGGCGGCTGGCGGAATTGTTCTGCCGCGAGCTGGGCACGTCGGCCGCCCTACCCGCCACGGCGGTCTGA
- a CDS encoding membrane protein, with translation MYLSALLLAVAGSVIYHLSLKHVPQGVNPFLTLAVSYGLAMLLCLVGMLFSPGSRSLLAVNWSSSGVALGILGIELGFLLAYRTGWQMGVASLSANVISTLVLLPLGFLLFREQPSLLRLGGAMVSLTGLWLMVQK, from the coding sequence ATGTATCTGTCTGCCTTGCTGCTGGCGGTTGCCGGCTCGGTGATCTACCACTTGTCGCTCAAGCACGTGCCGCAAGGGGTGAATCCATTCCTGACCCTGGCCGTCAGCTACGGCCTGGCCATGCTGCTGTGCCTCGTCGGCATGCTGTTCAGCCCCGGCAGCCGCAGCCTGCTGGCAGTGAACTGGAGCAGCAGTGGCGTCGCGCTCGGCATTCTGGGCATCGAACTGGGGTTCCTGCTGGCCTACCGCACCGGCTGGCAGATGGGGGTGGCGTCGCTCAGCGCCAACGTGATCAGCACGCTGGTGTTGCTGCCGCTGGGTTTCCTGCTGTTTCGCGAGCAGCCGTCGTTGCTTCGTCTGGGCGGGGCCATGGTGAGTCTCACCGGTTTGTGGCTGATGGTGCAGAAGTAA
- the nirD gene encoding nitrite reductase small subunit NirD produces MNWKTVCTINDIPKQGARILKREGQDDIAIFRAEDDFVFALVDRCPHKGGPLSQGIVSGHTVACPLHNWVVDLKTGEACAPDVGCTGHIPVRVEDGKVSLDLE; encoded by the coding sequence ATGAACTGGAAAACCGTTTGCACCATCAATGACATCCCCAAGCAGGGCGCGCGCATCCTCAAGCGTGAAGGCCAGGACGACATCGCCATCTTCCGCGCCGAGGACGACTTCGTGTTCGCGCTGGTCGACCGTTGCCCGCACAAGGGCGGCCCGCTGTCGCAGGGCATCGTCTCCGGCCACACCGTGGCCTGCCCGCTGCACAACTGGGTGGTCGACCTCAAGACCGGCGAAGCCTGCGCGCCCGACGTCGGCTGTACCGGTCACATTCCGGTGCGCGTCGAGGACGGCAAGGTATCGCTGGACCTGGAGTAA
- a CDS encoding bifunctional protein-serine/threonine kinase/phosphatase, which produces MALALTVGHATHTGPKPRNEDALACVTPEAELLTSKGALFVLSDGVSSCADGKLAAQSSVRAVAADYYATPETWEVGTALDRLLTAHNRWLRSQGKTLVATLTALVLRGRRFTVAHVGDSRLYRLTGGRLFCLTTDHVWDEPSMRHVLKRAMGLDEHVMADFLDGDVAEGDVFLLVSDGVWGPLGDKRLDEVLRLHVDPQRAAQVLVDEAIAAGTNDNLSAIVLRVDDLPSANLGDELARGAFQSLPPRLKPGQEFDGLTVEAVLNDAPSGLAYRVLDATGRRWVMKTLPPTLAGDSQAEQALLVEEWLQKRLTAHYFAEVKPLPARQHLYYLLRWYNGENLAERRRREGGSISPSEVVKIGLRLTRALAALHRLNILHRDVKPENVHIDHDDKLRLLDLGVAYCPGLTVDKDGAMPGTPSYMAPELFDGAFASVQTDLYAAGVTLYWLLTGHYPYGEVEPFQHPRFGAPDLPTRYRPDLPLWLENVLLKAVERDPARRFETAEELQLALEKGDAQPIAVRRRVPWAERAPLKLWRTIALVSLLLNLVLVYLLLVL; this is translated from the coding sequence ATGGCGCTTGCCCTGACCGTCGGCCACGCCACCCACACCGGCCCCAAGCCGCGCAACGAGGACGCCCTGGCCTGCGTGACGCCGGAAGCCGAGCTGCTCACCAGCAAAGGGGCGCTGTTCGTGCTGTCCGACGGGGTGTCGAGCTGCGCCGACGGCAAGCTCGCCGCCCAGTCCAGCGTGCGCGCGGTGGCGGCGGACTACTACGCCACGCCGGAAACCTGGGAGGTCGGCACCGCGCTCGACCGCCTGCTGACCGCGCACAACCGCTGGCTGCGCTCGCAAGGCAAGACGCTGGTGGCGACGCTGACCGCGCTGGTGCTGCGCGGGCGGCGCTTTACCGTGGCACACGTCGGCGACAGCCGGCTGTACCGGCTCACCGGTGGCCGGCTGTTCTGCCTCACCACCGACCATGTCTGGGACGAGCCCTCGATGCGCCACGTGCTCAAGCGCGCCATGGGGCTCGACGAACACGTCATGGCGGACTTCCTCGACGGCGACGTGGCCGAGGGCGACGTGTTCCTGCTGGTCAGCGATGGCGTGTGGGGACCGTTGGGCGACAAGCGCCTGGACGAAGTGCTGCGGCTGCACGTCGACCCACAGCGCGCGGCCCAGGTGCTGGTGGACGAGGCCATCGCCGCCGGCACCAACGACAACCTGTCGGCCATCGTGCTGCGCGTCGACGACCTGCCTTCGGCCAACCTCGGCGACGAGTTGGCGCGTGGCGCCTTTCAGTCGCTGCCGCCGCGCCTCAAGCCGGGACAGGAGTTCGACGGCCTGACCGTGGAAGCAGTACTGAACGACGCGCCGTCCGGGCTCGCCTACCGCGTGCTCGACGCGACCGGGCGGCGCTGGGTGATGAAGACGCTGCCGCCGACGCTGGCGGGCGACAGCCAGGCCGAGCAGGCGCTGCTGGTGGAGGAATGGCTGCAGAAACGCCTGACTGCGCATTACTTCGCCGAGGTCAAGCCGCTGCCGGCGCGCCAGCACCTCTACTACCTGCTGCGCTGGTACAACGGCGAAAACTTGGCCGAGAGACGCCGGCGCGAGGGTGGCAGCATCAGCCCGAGCGAAGTGGTGAAGATCGGCCTCAGGCTGACGCGCGCGCTGGCGGCGCTGCACCGGCTCAACATCCTGCACCGCGACGTCAAGCCGGAAAATGTCCATATCGACCACGACGACAAGTTGCGCTTGCTGGACCTGGGCGTGGCGTACTGCCCGGGGCTGACTGTCGACAAGGACGGGGCGATGCCGGGCACGCCGAGCTACATGGCGCCGGAACTGTTCGATGGCGCTTTTGCCAGCGTGCAGACCGATCTCTACGCCGCCGGCGTGACGCTCTATTGGCTCTTGACCGGGCACTACCCCTACGGCGAGGTGGAGCCGTTCCAGCACCCGCGTTTCGGCGCCCCCGACCTGCCGACGCGCTACCGTCCTGATCTGCCGCTGTGGCTGGAGAACGTGCTGCTCAAGGCGGTGGAGCGCGACCCGGCGCGCCGCTTCGAAACCGCCGAAGAGCTGCAGCTCGCGCTGGAAAAGGGTGACGCGCAGCCGATTGCCGTGCGCCGCCGCGTGCCCTGGGCCGAGCGTGCTCCGCTCAAGCTGTGGCGTACCATCGCCCTGGTGTCGCTGCTGCTCAACCTGGTGCTGGTGTACCTGCTGCTGGTGTTGTGA
- a CDS encoding molybdopterin oxidoreductase family protein codes for MTETTGRNKTVSSICCYCGTGCGVLIQSDGQRLTSVEGDPTHPANLGRLCSKGRTLADTTGKPGARLLYPELRLDKAAPRQRIAWDDAIGTAADHIAAAVAKHGPDSVAFYLSGQLLTEDYYVFNKLTRAVVGTNNVDTNSRLCMSSAVAGYKATLGADAPPACYEDIDQADVVLIAGSNMAYAHPILFRRLEAAKAANPAMKVIVIDPRRTDTASLADLYLPILPGTDVALFHAMLNVLVWDDLLDRDYIEQHTEGFAKLKDRLREFTPRAAADICGISEEDIITAARWFGRAGAALSFYTMGLNQSTAGTDKNAALIHLHLATGQIGKPGAGPFSLTGQPNAMGGREVGGLANLLSAHRDLANPEHRAEMAAIWGVDSIPAEPGLTAIELFEAASKGQIKVLWVVCTNPAQSLPDQALVRRALEKVDFVIVQEAFAGSETLPYADLVLPASTWPEKDGTVTNSERRISRVRAALPAPGEARHDWIIARDVAHALEARLRPLRPTLFPYDDAAQVFAEHVTTTAGRDLDITGLSYAVLDEIGPQQWPFPAGATSGKARLYQDGHFATPSGRARFVDIGYRPVAENVSAQYPLRLTTGRLRDHWHTMSRTALVPGLTRHVEEPVLSLNPRDLDRFHLKNGDLARIKSRRGAIVLPVEADDNLRPGMAFLPMHWGGAYMAGNGVNALTLGKVDPVSRQPELKHAAIALEPARLPWRLTLLVKGDVAELRQRLTPWLARFPYAVLLSVVAGGAAVRLKLAAESAPEASLLEALADTVTPADAMLAAFDDPARSVLRRVWLHGKVPCAYLLAGDVRADEALSDWFDDGATPDSLARLLMGGGTLIHRSRVVCACTGVREDAIVQAIAAGCNVEGLKSGLGCGSGCGSCVPELTRMVAAAKAAQEV; via the coding sequence ATGACAGAAACCACGGGACGCAACAAGACTGTCTCCTCGATCTGCTGTTACTGCGGCACCGGCTGCGGTGTCCTGATCCAGTCCGACGGTCAGCGTCTGACCTCGGTGGAGGGCGACCCGACGCACCCGGCCAACCTCGGCCGGCTGTGCAGCAAGGGCCGCACCCTGGCCGACACCACCGGCAAGCCGGGCGCCCGGCTGCTGTACCCCGAACTGAGGCTGGACAAGGCCGCGCCGCGCCAGCGCATCGCCTGGGACGACGCCATCGGTACCGCCGCCGACCACATCGCGGCGGCCGTGGCCAAGCACGGTCCGGACTCGGTGGCGTTTTACCTTTCCGGCCAGCTCTTGACCGAGGACTACTACGTCTTCAACAAGCTGACGCGCGCCGTGGTCGGCACCAACAACGTCGACACCAACTCGCGGCTGTGCATGTCGAGCGCCGTGGCCGGCTACAAGGCCACGCTCGGCGCCGATGCGCCGCCCGCCTGTTACGAGGACATCGACCAGGCCGACGTCGTGCTGATCGCCGGGTCCAACATGGCCTACGCCCACCCGATCCTGTTCCGCCGACTCGAAGCGGCCAAGGCGGCCAATCCGGCGATGAAGGTCATCGTGATCGACCCGCGCCGCACCGACACGGCGAGTCTCGCCGACCTCTATCTGCCGATCCTGCCCGGCACCGACGTGGCGCTGTTCCACGCCATGCTCAACGTGCTGGTGTGGGACGATCTGCTCGACCGCGACTACATCGAGCAGCACACCGAAGGCTTTGCCAAGCTGAAAGACCGGCTGCGCGAATTCACCCCGCGCGCCGCCGCCGACATCTGCGGCATCAGCGAAGAAGACATCATCACCGCCGCGCGCTGGTTCGGCCGCGCCGGTGCGGCGCTGTCGTTCTACACCATGGGCCTGAACCAGTCGACCGCCGGCACCGACAAGAACGCCGCGCTGATCCACCTGCACCTGGCCACCGGCCAGATCGGCAAGCCCGGCGCCGGCCCGTTCTCGCTGACCGGCCAGCCCAACGCCATGGGCGGGCGCGAAGTAGGGGGGCTCGCCAACCTGCTGTCGGCGCACCGCGACCTCGCCAACCCCGAGCACCGCGCCGAAATGGCGGCGATCTGGGGCGTGGACAGCATCCCGGCCGAGCCCGGCCTGACGGCCATCGAGCTGTTCGAAGCCGCCTCGAAAGGCCAGATCAAGGTGCTGTGGGTGGTCTGCACCAACCCGGCGCAGTCACTGCCGGACCAAGCCCTGGTGCGCCGCGCCCTGGAAAAAGTCGACTTCGTCATCGTGCAGGAAGCCTTCGCCGGCTCCGAAACGCTGCCCTACGCCGACCTGGTGCTGCCCGCCAGCACCTGGCCCGAGAAGGACGGCACCGTCACCAACTCCGAGCGCCGCATCAGCCGCGTGCGCGCCGCGCTGCCGGCGCCGGGCGAGGCTCGCCACGACTGGATCATCGCGCGCGACGTGGCGCATGCGCTGGAAGCGCGCCTGCGGCCGCTGCGGCCCACGCTGTTCCCGTACGATGACGCCGCCCAGGTGTTCGCCGAGCACGTCACCACCACCGCCGGGCGCGATCTCGACATTACGGGTCTCAGCTACGCCGTGCTCGACGAGATCGGCCCGCAGCAATGGCCGTTCCCGGCCGGCGCCACCAGCGGGAAGGCACGGCTCTACCAGGACGGGCATTTCGCCACGCCGTCCGGCCGCGCACGCTTCGTCGACATCGGCTACCGCCCGGTGGCCGAGAACGTCTCGGCGCAATACCCGCTGCGGCTGACTACCGGTCGCCTGCGCGACCACTGGCACACCATGAGCCGCACCGCCCTGGTGCCGGGGCTGACCCGCCACGTCGAGGAGCCGGTGCTGTCGCTCAACCCGCGCGACCTCGACCGCTTCCACCTCAAGAACGGCGACCTGGCGCGCATCAAGTCGCGGCGTGGCGCCATCGTGCTGCCGGTCGAGGCCGACGACAACCTGCGTCCGGGCATGGCATTCCTGCCGATGCACTGGGGTGGTGCCTACATGGCCGGCAACGGCGTCAATGCACTGACTTTGGGCAAGGTCGACCCGGTCTCGCGCCAGCCCGAGCTGAAGCACGCCGCCATTGCGCTGGAGCCGGCGCGCCTGCCGTGGCGGCTCACCTTGCTGGTCAAGGGTGACGTGGCCGAGCTGCGCCAGCGCCTGACCCCGTGGCTGGCGCGCTTCCCCTACGCCGTGCTGCTGTCGGTAGTGGCCGGCGGTGCCGCGGTACGCCTCAAGCTGGCCGCCGAGTCGGCTCCTGAGGCGAGCCTGCTCGAAGCGCTGGCCGACACGGTGACGCCGGCCGATGCTATGCTGGCGGCCTTCGACGACCCGGCACGAAGTGTGCTTAGAAGAGTATGGCTGCACGGCAAAGTGCCTTGTGCGTACCTTCTGGCGGGCGATGTGCGCGCCGATGAGGCGCTGTCGGACTGGTTCGACGATGGGGCGACACCGGACAGCCTGGCGCGGCTCTTGATGGGCGGCGGCACCCTGATCCACCGCTCGCGCGTGGTCTGTGCCTGTACCGGCGTCCGTGAGGACGCCATCGTCCAGGCCATCGCCGCCGGTTGCAATGTGGAAGGGTTGAAATCGGGACTGGGCTGCGGCAGCGGCTGCGGTTCCTGTGTGCCGGAATTGACGAGGATGGTTGCTGCCGCCAAGGCGGCGCAGGAGGTGTGA
- the cobA gene encoding uroporphyrinogen-III C-methyltransferase, with translation MQAGKVYLIGAGPGDPELLTLKAVKALQAADVWLVDDLVSREVLGFARPDARIVHVGKRGGCRSTPQAFIHRLMLRYARHGKVVARVKGGDPFIFGRGGEEWQWLAERGVTVEAVGGLTAGLAVGPALGLPLTHRGISRGVTLVTAHTQDGSPLPWAALAQSGLTVVCYMGMSDLPTLTAEWRAAGFAADLPVAVVHRVGCPEQRAIVTCLSRLVDDVRAACLASPAVIVLGEVASLAALQPQLEQACKVA, from the coding sequence ATGCAGGCAGGCAAGGTCTATCTGATCGGGGCGGGTCCGGGCGATCCGGAACTGTTGACGCTCAAGGCGGTAAAGGCGCTGCAGGCCGCCGACGTCTGGCTGGTCGACGACCTGGTCAGCCGTGAAGTACTCGGCTTCGCCCGCCCCGACGCGCGCATCGTGCACGTCGGCAAGCGCGGCGGCTGCCGCTCCACGCCGCAGGCCTTCATCCATCGCCTGATGCTGCGCTACGCCCGCCACGGCAAGGTGGTGGCGCGCGTCAAGGGTGGCGATCCGTTCATCTTTGGCCGCGGCGGTGAAGAATGGCAATGGCTGGCCGAACGCGGCGTGACGGTCGAAGCCGTCGGCGGCCTCACTGCAGGCCTCGCGGTCGGCCCGGCGCTCGGCCTGCCGCTCACCCATCGCGGCATCAGCCGCGGCGTGACGCTGGTCACCGCGCACACCCAGGACGGCAGCCCGCTGCCATGGGCGGCGCTGGCCCAATCCGGCCTCACCGTGGTGTGCTACATGGGCATGAGCGATCTGCCCACGCTGACCGCCGAATGGCGTGCAGCCGGCTTCGCCGCCGACCTGCCGGTCGCCGTGGTGCACCGCGTCGGCTGTCCCGAACAGCGCGCCATCGTCACCTGTCTCTCGCGCCTGGTCGACGACGTGCGTGCCGCATGCCTGGCCAGCCCGGCTGTCATCGTGCTGGGCGAGGTGGCCAGCCTGGCCGCGCTGCAGCCGCAACTGGAACAGGCCTGCAAGGTGGCCTGA
- the nirB gene encoding nitrite reductase large subunit NirB, whose translation MNKPKLVMVGNGMAGVRTLEELLKLMPDFYDITVFGAEPHPNYNRILLSPVLSGEQTLKEIMLNEVEWYAENGITLHMGKEITEIDRIKRVVRAADGTEAPYDRLLLATGSNPFILPVPGKDLDGVVTFRDIRDVNLMIEASQKYKKAVVIGGGLLGLEAANGLMARGMDVSVVHLGEWLLERQLDRTAAKLLQQSLEDRGIAFHLQKQTAALLDNGSGRVGGLRFADGEEIPADLVVMAVGIRPNYELAEKSGLYCNRGVVVNDTMQTYDPRVYAVGECVSHRGVAYGLVAPLFDMAKVAANHLAHYGIGRYVPAATSTKLKVTGIDLFSAGDFMGSDNTEAITLSDPMGGIYKKLVIKDNKLVGACLYGDTADGAWYFRLIREGKSVAEMRDVLMLGEGGQGDVGHSGQSKVVGMPDDAEVCGCNGVCKGTIVKAIQEKGLFTVDEIKKHTKAASSCGSCTGLVEQILINCVGGAADVKPKSEKPVCGCTDHNHGAVRKVIREQHLTSLRQVMDFLEWRTPDGCATCRPALNYYLISTWPGEAKDDPQSRFINERVHANIQKDGTYSVIPRMWGGVTNAAELRRIADVADKYAIPMVKVTGGQRIDLLGVKKEDLPKVWADLDMPSGHAYGKSLRTVKTCVGSEFCRFGTQDSTQMGIDLEKDLTGMWSPAKVKLAVSGCPRNCAESGIKDVGIIGVDSGWELYIGGNGGIKTEVAEFLAKVKTREEVLELTGAFLQLYREEAFYLERTVHYLHRVGLDFIKAQVVDNLENRKALYERLRFALSFEKDPWTERVKEGVARHEFEPLTV comes from the coding sequence ATGAACAAACCGAAACTCGTCATGGTAGGCAACGGCATGGCCGGCGTGCGCACGCTGGAAGAACTGCTCAAGCTGATGCCCGACTTCTACGACATCACCGTGTTCGGTGCCGAGCCGCACCCCAACTACAACCGCATCCTGCTCTCGCCGGTGCTGTCGGGTGAACAGACGCTCAAGGAAATCATGCTCAACGAAGTGGAGTGGTACGCCGAGAACGGCATCACCCTGCACATGGGCAAGGAAATCACCGAGATCGACCGTATCAAGCGCGTGGTGCGCGCCGCCGACGGCACCGAAGCACCGTATGACCGCCTGCTGCTCGCCACCGGCTCCAACCCCTTCATCCTGCCGGTGCCGGGTAAGGATCTCGACGGCGTGGTGACCTTCCGCGACATCCGCGACGTCAACCTGATGATCGAGGCCAGCCAGAAGTACAAGAAGGCCGTGGTGATCGGTGGCGGCCTGCTGGGTCTGGAAGCCGCCAACGGCCTGATGGCGCGCGGCATGGACGTGAGCGTGGTGCATCTGGGCGAATGGCTGCTCGAGCGCCAGCTCGACCGCACCGCCGCCAAGCTGCTGCAGCAGAGCCTGGAAGACCGCGGCATCGCTTTCCACCTGCAGAAGCAGACCGCCGCGCTGCTCGACAACGGTTCCGGCCGTGTCGGCGGCCTGCGCTTCGCCGACGGCGAGGAAATCCCGGCCGACCTGGTGGTGATGGCCGTCGGCATCCGCCCGAACTACGAACTGGCCGAAAAATCCGGCCTGTACTGTAACCGCGGCGTGGTGGTGAACGACACCATGCAGACCTACGACCCGCGCGTCTACGCCGTGGGCGAATGTGTCAGCCACCGTGGCGTGGCCTACGGCCTGGTCGCCCCGCTGTTCGACATGGCCAAGGTCGCCGCCAACCACCTGGCGCACTACGGCATCGGCCGCTACGTGCCGGCCGCCACCTCGACCAAGCTCAAGGTCACCGGCATCGACCTGTTCTCCGCCGGCGACTTCATGGGTAGCGACAACACCGAGGCGATCACCCTGTCCGACCCGATGGGCGGCATCTACAAGAAACTGGTGATCAAGGACAACAAGCTGGTCGGCGCCTGCCTGTACGGCGACACCGCCGACGGCGCCTGGTACTTCCGCCTGATCCGCGAAGGCAAGTCGGTGGCCGAGATGCGCGACGTGCTGATGCTGGGCGAGGGTGGTCAGGGCGACGTCGGCCACTCCGGTCAGAGCAAGGTCGTCGGCATGCCGGACGATGCCGAAGTGTGCGGCTGTAACGGCGTGTGCAAGGGCACCATCGTCAAGGCGATCCAGGAGAAGGGCCTCTTTACCGTCGACGAGATCAAGAAGCACACCAAGGCCGCCAGCTCCTGCGGCTCGTGTACCGGCCTGGTCGAGCAGATCCTGATTAACTGCGTCGGCGGCGCCGCCGACGTCAAGCCCAAGTCCGAGAAGCCGGTGTGCGGCTGTACCGACCACAACCACGGCGCGGTGCGCAAGGTGATCCGCGAACAGCACCTGACCAGCCTGCGCCAGGTGATGGACTTCCTCGAATGGCGCACTCCCGACGGCTGCGCCACCTGCCGCCCGGCACTGAACTACTACCTGATCTCGACCTGGCCGGGCGAGGCGAAGGACGATCCGCAATCGCGCTTCATCAACGAGCGCGTGCACGCCAACATCCAGAAGGACGGCACCTACTCGGTGATCCCGCGCATGTGGGGCGGCGTGACCAATGCCGCCGAACTGCGCCGCATCGCCGACGTGGCCGACAAGTACGCCATCCCGATGGTGAAAGTCACCGGCGGCCAGCGCATCGACCTGTTGGGCGTGAAGAAGGAAGACCTGCCCAAGGTCTGGGCCGACCTCGACATGCCGTCCGGCCACGCCTACGGCAAGAGCCTGCGTACCGTGAAGACCTGCGTCGGCTCCGAGTTCTGCCGCTTCGGCACGCAGGATTCCACCCAGATGGGCATCGACCTGGAAAAGGACCTGACCGGCATGTGGAGCCCGGCCAAGGTCAAGCTGGCGGTTTCCGGCTGTCCGCGCAACTGCGCCGAATCGGGCATCAAGGATGTCGGCATCATCGGCGTTGACTCCGGCTGGGAGCTCTACATCGGCGGCAACGGCGGCATCAAGACCGAGGTGGCCGAGTTCCTCGCCAAGGTGAAGACCCGTGAAGAAGTGCTGGAACTGACCGGCGCCTTCCTGCAGCTCTACCGCGAGGAGGCGTTCTACCTCGAGCGCACCGTGCACTACCTGCACCGCGTCGGCCTAGACTTCATCAAGGCCCAGGTGGTCGACAACCTCGAGAACCGCAAGGCACTGTACGAGCGGCTGCGCTTCGCCCTGTCCTTCGAGAAGGACCCGTGGACCGAGCGCGTCAAGGAAGGTGTCGCCCGTCACGAATTCGAACCGCTCACCGTGTAA
- a CDS encoding NarK/NasA family nitrate transporter, with the protein MNKSFWKAGHWPTLLAAFLYFDLSFMVWYILGPLAIQIADDLALSAQQRGMMVATPILAGAVLRFGIGVMVDRLSPKTAGIIGQVVVIAALGVAWHFGIHSFHQALLLGLFLGVAGASFAVSLPLASQWYPPEHQGKAMGIAGAGNSGTVFAALLAPGLAAAFGWENVFGFALIPLSIVFVVFCLVAKNAPQRPAPKALADYLKVLGDKDSWWFMFFYCMTFGGFVGLAGALPGYFHDQYGLNAVTAGYYTAACVFAGSMMRPLGGALADRIGGIRTLLVMYTIAAALLGVVGFNLPQAYAALALFIGAMLALGCGNGAVFQLVPQRFRKEIGVMTGLVGMAGGIGGFLLAAGLGFVKQTTGNYQIGLWLFASLGLLAWFGLHSVKLRWRTTWGSANATSARV; encoded by the coding sequence ATGAACAAGAGTTTCTGGAAGGCCGGCCATTGGCCCACATTGCTGGCCGCGTTTCTCTACTTCGATTTGAGCTTCATGGTCTGGTACATCCTCGGACCGTTGGCGATCCAGATCGCCGACGACCTGGCGCTCTCCGCGCAGCAGCGCGGCATGATGGTGGCCACGCCGATCCTGGCGGGTGCGGTGCTGCGCTTCGGCATCGGCGTGATGGTGGACCGCCTGTCGCCCAAGACCGCCGGCATCATCGGCCAAGTCGTGGTGATCGCCGCGCTCGGCGTGGCCTGGCATTTCGGCATCCACTCCTTCCACCAGGCGCTGCTGCTGGGGCTGTTCCTCGGCGTGGCCGGCGCCTCGTTCGCGGTATCGCTGCCGCTGGCCTCGCAGTGGTACCCGCCGGAGCATCAGGGCAAGGCGATGGGCATCGCCGGTGCCGGCAACTCCGGCACGGTGTTCGCCGCCTTGCTGGCGCCGGGCCTGGCCGCCGCTTTCGGCTGGGAGAACGTGTTCGGCTTCGCGCTGATCCCGCTGTCCATCGTGTTCGTGGTGTTCTGTCTGGTGGCCAAGAACGCCCCGCAGCGTCCGGCTCCCAAGGCGCTGGCCGACTACCTCAAGGTGCTGGGCGACAAGGATAGCTGGTGGTTCATGTTCTTCTACTGCATGACCTTCGGCGGCTTCGTCGGCCTGGCCGGCGCCTTGCCGGGCTACTTCCACGACCAGTACGGCCTGAACGCCGTGACCGCCGGCTATTACACCGCCGCCTGCGTGTTCGCCGGTTCGATGATGCGCCCGCTGGGCGGCGCGCTGGCCGACCGCATCGGCGGCATCCGCACCCTGCTGGTGATGTACACCATCGCCGCGGCGCTGCTGGGCGTGGTCGGCTTCAACCTGCCGCAGGCCTACGCCGCGCTGGCCCTGTTCATCGGAGCCATGCTGGCCCTCGGTTGCGGCAACGGCGCGGTGTTCCAGCTGGTGCCGCAGCGCTTCCGCAAGGAGATCGGCGTGATGACCGGCCTGGTCGGCATGGCCGGCGGCATCGGCGGCTTCCTGCTGGCGGCGGGCCTGGGCTTCGTCAAGCAGACCACCGGCAACTACCAGATCGGGCTGTGGCTGTTCGCCAGCCTGGGCCTGTTGGCCTGGTTCGGCCTGCACAGCGTGAAGCTGCGCTGGCGTACCACCTGGGGCTCGGCCAACGCCACCTCGGCACGGGTGTAA